CAAGGCGGGTTTGGAGGAGTTGGCGAAGGTTGTGCTACGGAAGGAAGTGGAGAAGCCGCGGGGGTTGACGATGAGCCGGTGGGATAGCCGGTTGCTGACGGCGGAACAAGTGCAGTATGCGTGTATTGATGCAtttatgtgttttgagattGGCAGGATTCTGAAAGCGCCTGATTACCTCCGAtattagggttagggtttacGAGATACAATATGAATATAGCATATGAACACTCTTGAGCGTGTACCGTTGAGAGGTATCATGTTCTTCCAGTAAATGGTGCATTTCAAGCGTGATTCAAATTTTCCTCCGAACcgaaaaatattagaattttttataacattttgaaatatcattaaaaaatataaaattgaagaaatataatttaagaatattgggttgtctttttaattcaatatctATTGCAATTATCGAATCAAGATAATATGTTTTCTtatattgtgtaattaaatatttgaaattattgtttGATGTATTAGCGAAAGTAGTCATAGTGTCActgttgaaattaatttgtttcgattttcagttattttttttttttaaatttggtataattaatcGGTACCATTTGGTTATGAATTACGGAccgtataattaaaattaagaacaatgtatatattataattttataaatgtatcaatatataaaaattatatttatatttataaatatatattatatcataacaatataatataatttctatttattttaaattaaaacataaaaataaaaaaaatgttaaattaataaactaattttaggataaaaaataatgaattcggtaatttgattattaattgaaCCATATCGAAAAAATATTCGATTAtgatcgaatcaaatcaattaatattgtttGATTTTCGGCACGAGTACATTATTTCAACAtactaaattttcaactattcgaaaatttgattcaattaacCAAATTGAACAACCCTTGTTGAAATTGCAATGGGAAACCACTAAATTTCTCctataatgtatttaaactTGCATGAGATGTATGCACTAACGCCATACAAAATTTGCAACGACTTTGTTATGGAATTCACTCccacaaaatatttgtaaccAAAAGTATCCAAAATGTGTGAAAATTGCATATGCACTATTATCACAAACTCGTCCTAATGGATTTTGCAACAATTTTACCTCGGAATTTGTCCTTCAAGATATCCATTTTAGGTTCGTTGGACGATCcaaattttgtcaaaatttatttgcaatagaaaattcaatctgcTTTAAAAGACATTTGCACAATGATGCAACGCATGCCTTTAAATGCAATAGTTTTTTGTATTTGCTGATTATTCGTCCCAAAAATCCGCAGctaataaactattttttttataatattataaatagggcGATTACATTAATATGCATATAAGATTAGACgggttaaaattaaataaaacttgaGCATGTGGTCAAATACTTGActtatgaattttgatatgATTTTGCTCAACTCatatatatgtcaaaataattgaagacaAGAAATGTGGATGCAACTAttctgatttattattattgaaaaaaaaaagaaatagattatttttgtacttgttATTATTTCTGGAGCAAATCAATTCGGCTCACCCAAAGTAGATGACGATCCACTACCAATACCAGTTGCCCTCCCAAGCCCACGCCGTCGTCTTCTTCCGCGACGTCATCCACACCACCGTCACCCACGACCCCGCCATCGTATCTCGGTGGATTCACGACGTTAACTCCCTCTACGGCCACCGCCTGATCGTGGGCCTCGACGTGGAGTGGCGCCCCAACTTGATCCGCCACCAACAAAACCCCGCAGCCACGCTCCAGCTCTGCATCGGCCGCTGCTGCCTCATCTACCAACTCATCCACTCCCCCTACTTTCCTCTCCAGCTGATCCAATTCCTCTCGTTCTCTAACCACACCTTCGTCGGAGTTGACGTTAAATCCGATTTGAAGAAGCTTCAGCGAGATCATAGGATTGGGTATAACGCGAGGGCGGTGGATTTGAGGGGTTTGGCGGCGGATGTTTGTGGAATGAAGGAATTGAAGAAAGGTGGGCTGAGGAGCCTGACGAGAAGCGTGCTGGGAAAAGAGATGGAAAAGCCGAAATGGGTGACGATGAGCAGTTGGGATAATCGGGTGCTGACGGCTGATCAAGTGCAGTATGCTTGTGTTGATGCTTTTGTGAGCTTCGAGATTGGTAGGATTTTGAATGCTTCTGCTGCTCTTGGCTTAATGTAAATTCAATTcttcgttttcttttcttttctttttcctgaaGGTATGAGTATTTGTCTATTgtaaatccaattttattttttacataaacat
The window above is part of the Sesamum indicum cultivar Zhongzhi No. 13 linkage group LG2, S_indicum_v1.0, whole genome shotgun sequence genome. Proteins encoded here:
- the LOC105155809 gene encoding Werner Syndrome-like exonuclease; this translates as MTIHYQYQLPSQAHAVVFFRDVIHTTVTHDPAIVSRWIHDVNSLYGHRLIVGLDVEWRPNLIRHQQNPAATLQLCIGRCCLIYQLIHSPYFPLQLIQFLSFSNHTFVGVDVKSDLKKLQRDHRIGYNARAVDLRGLAADVCGMKELKKGGLRSLTRSVLGKEMEKPKWVTMSSWDNRVLTADQVQYACVDAFVSFEIGRILNASAALGLM